A portion of the Krasilnikovia cinnamomea genome contains these proteins:
- a CDS encoding FtsX-like permease family protein yields MSPVLRTQLGGAARRPARLLLTGLAMLVASFVVYATVLAQQITLRTALDTLSGTPEAVDLVVDSPDTENAVPVTTTQLGKIKAVPGVAEAVGRVETGGEIGGQYLGVTGDPGTGPLSVVRVTQGRYPAAPNEIAVTPRTASRMSLPVGTRLGLKVFGGDDKDRTVQLQVVGIVAPADDYGSVAYAPQSSVTALTGGDTLQQIDVRLDAGADADAVRTAIAATGGKQAPEVRNGADVRLEEANRAAADLNALFAVVGMFIAIAVVAAGLVAASTFRIVFAQRMRQLALLRAVGAGRGAIVRALAAEGVLTGLAAGVAGVLGALAVGSAVPPILRLFDITVAGPGVPVLPALGVVALAVVVTLLAVIAPAASASRVAPLEALRAAATTAGKHGIGKLRWVFGLLLGTGAALSAGYVATNLPGRDTKDYQPDLMLLAIVFSGALAYFALIALGPVLMRPVLAVVGLPLRRLGPVGRLAVGGVGGATRRAAAVAVVVALGVTLIAGVVVSGASLRVLADRELASSAPADFELTAGEGSALPADLVTRAAGSSQLRHVTTYRRLNEVQVGAAPSLFDANDLDPAALPELSKIDVAEGSLADLRPGTVALSGWANEGAGVKLGDRVEVSTGKGKHRLTLTVAAILPDSAPLGSSVLLHRSDLDKLGAPALASGLLADAAQPGEDGRTAAQQALRQVMENRSGLGLNVLADQRDEANEAIDAVLAIALGLIGLTVLIAVVGVGTTVALSVVERARESGLLRAVGLTRGGLRAMLTTESGLYGVIGAVLGLLLGVPYAWLAVKALGVNAPLRLPVLQLLAVFGALVAFTALAGVLPARRAARVSPVVALGTE; encoded by the coding sequence ATGAGCCCGGTGCTGCGTACCCAGCTCGGCGGGGCGGCCCGCCGGCCCGCCCGGCTGCTGCTGACCGGTCTGGCCATGCTGGTGGCGTCGTTCGTGGTGTATGCCACCGTCCTCGCCCAGCAGATCACCCTGCGCACCGCCCTGGACACCCTCAGCGGCACGCCGGAGGCCGTGGACCTGGTGGTCGACAGCCCCGACACGGAGAACGCCGTCCCGGTCACCACCACCCAGCTCGGCAAGATCAAGGCGGTGCCGGGGGTGGCCGAGGCGGTCGGCCGGGTCGAGACCGGCGGCGAGATCGGCGGCCAGTACCTCGGCGTGACCGGCGATCCGGGCACCGGCCCGCTGTCCGTCGTCCGCGTCACTCAGGGCCGCTACCCGGCCGCGCCGAACGAGATCGCGGTGACCCCGCGCACCGCCAGCCGGATGAGTCTGCCCGTCGGCACCCGGCTCGGGCTGAAAGTCTTCGGCGGCGACGACAAGGACAGGACCGTCCAGCTCCAGGTCGTCGGCATCGTCGCGCCCGCCGACGACTACGGCTCTGTCGCGTACGCGCCGCAGAGCAGCGTCACCGCCCTGACCGGCGGCGACACCCTCCAGCAGATCGACGTACGGCTGGACGCGGGCGCCGACGCCGACGCCGTCCGGACCGCCATCGCCGCGACCGGCGGCAAGCAGGCCCCCGAGGTCCGCAACGGCGCCGACGTGCGCCTCGAGGAGGCGAACCGGGCCGCCGCCGACCTGAACGCGCTGTTCGCGGTCGTGGGCATGTTCATCGCCATCGCGGTGGTCGCCGCCGGACTCGTCGCCGCGTCGACCTTCCGGATCGTGTTCGCCCAGCGGATGCGCCAGCTCGCACTGCTGCGCGCCGTCGGTGCCGGGCGAGGTGCCATCGTGCGGGCGCTGGCCGCCGAGGGGGTGCTGACCGGCCTGGCCGCGGGCGTCGCCGGGGTGCTCGGGGCACTGGCCGTGGGCTCCGCCGTGCCGCCCATCCTGCGGCTGTTCGACATCACCGTGGCCGGTCCCGGCGTGCCCGTGCTGCCCGCGCTCGGCGTGGTGGCCCTGGCCGTGGTCGTCACGCTGCTGGCGGTCATCGCGCCGGCGGCCTCGGCGTCGCGGGTGGCGCCCCTGGAGGCGCTGCGGGCGGCGGCCACCACCGCGGGCAAGCACGGCATCGGCAAGCTGCGCTGGGTGTTCGGCCTGCTGCTGGGCACCGGGGCCGCCCTGTCCGCCGGGTACGTCGCGACCAACCTGCCCGGCCGCGACACCAAGGACTACCAGCCCGACCTGATGCTGCTGGCCATCGTCTTCTCCGGCGCCCTGGCGTACTTCGCGCTGATCGCGCTCGGCCCGGTGCTGATGCGCCCGGTGCTGGCCGTCGTCGGCCTGCCGCTGCGCCGCCTCGGCCCGGTCGGCCGGCTCGCCGTGGGCGGGGTCGGCGGCGCCACCCGCCGCGCCGCCGCGGTCGCCGTGGTGGTGGCGCTCGGGGTCACGCTCATCGCCGGGGTGGTGGTCAGCGGGGCGTCGCTGCGGGTGCTGGCCGACCGGGAACTCGCCTCCTCCGCGCCGGCCGACTTCGAGCTGACCGCGGGCGAGGGTTCGGCGCTGCCCGCCGACCTGGTCACCCGGGCTGCCGGCAGCTCGCAGCTGCGGCATGTCACCACGTACCGGCGGCTCAACGAGGTGCAGGTCGGAGCGGCGCCGTCACTCTTCGACGCCAACGACCTCGATCCCGCGGCCCTGCCCGAACTCAGCAAGATCGACGTCGCCGAGGGGTCCCTGGCCGACCTGCGTCCCGGCACCGTCGCCCTGTCGGGCTGGGCGAACGAGGGCGCCGGGGTGAAACTCGGTGACCGCGTCGAGGTGAGCACCGGCAAGGGCAAGCACAGGCTGACCCTGACCGTGGCGGCGATCCTGCCCGACTCCGCCCCGCTGGGCTCCAGCGTGCTGCTGCACCGCAGCGACCTGGACAAGCTCGGCGCTCCCGCCCTCGCCTCCGGCCTGCTCGCCGACGCGGCCCAGCCCGGCGAGGACGGCCGTACGGCCGCGCAGCAGGCGCTGCGCCAGGTCATGGAGAACCGGTCGGGGCTCGGCCTGAACGTGCTCGCCGACCAGCGCGACGAGGCCAACGAGGCGATCGACGCGGTGCTGGCGATCGCGCTGGGACTGATCGGGCTGACCGTACTCATCGCGGTCGTCGGGGTCGGCACCACCGTCGCGCTGTCCGTGGTCGAGCGGGCCCGCGAGTCGGGGCTGCTGCGCGCCGTCGGGCTGACCCGTGGCGGCCTGCGCGCCATGCTCACCACCGAATCGGGCCTGTACGGCGTCATCGGCGCGGTGCTCGGCCTGCTGCTCGGCGTGCCGTACGCATGGCTGGCGGTCAAGGCCCTCGGCGTGAACGCGCCGCTGCGCCTGCCGGTGCTCCAGCTGCTGGCCGTGTTCGGCGCGCTGGTGGCGTTCACCGCGCTGGCCGGGGTGCTGCCCGCCCGCCGGGCGGCCCGGGTGAGCCCGGTCGTGGCGCTGGGCACCGAGTAA
- a CDS encoding ABC transporter ATP-binding protein — MRTQFPAAAPMPADTTNSAVAAVDLVKVYGSGDTAVRALDGVTVGFARAAFTAIMGPSGSGKSTLMHCLAGLDTATSGRALLGGTDLTTQPDRVLTKVRRERIGFVFQSFNLLPQLTAEQNITLPLDLAGRRAERGLLQHLVEVLGIAGRLNHRPSELSGGQQQRVALARALVSRPEVVFADEPTGNLDSRSGAEVLAFLRNSVRELGQTVVMVTHDPAAAAYADRVVLLADGRVAGEIDRPDRASVAEALQSLGSAR, encoded by the coding sequence ATGAGAACGCAGTTCCCGGCCGCCGCGCCGATGCCGGCGGACACCACCAACTCCGCGGTGGCGGCCGTCGACCTGGTCAAGGTCTACGGCAGCGGCGACACGGCCGTACGGGCGCTCGACGGCGTCACCGTGGGTTTCGCCCGGGCCGCGTTCACCGCCATCATGGGGCCGTCCGGCTCCGGCAAGTCCACCCTCATGCACTGCCTGGCCGGCCTGGACACCGCCACCTCCGGGCGCGCGCTGCTCGGCGGCACGGACCTGACCACCCAGCCCGACCGGGTGCTCACCAAGGTGCGCCGCGAGCGGATCGGCTTCGTCTTCCAGTCGTTCAACCTGCTGCCCCAGCTGACCGCCGAGCAGAACATCACCCTGCCGCTCGACCTGGCGGGGCGCCGCGCCGAGCGGGGCCTGCTGCAGCACCTGGTCGAGGTGCTCGGCATCGCCGGGCGCCTCAACCACCGGCCCAGCGAACTGTCCGGCGGGCAGCAGCAGCGGGTCGCGCTGGCCCGGGCCCTGGTGTCGCGGCCGGAGGTGGTCTTCGCCGACGAACCGACCGGCAACCTGGACTCCCGTTCGGGCGCCGAGGTGCTGGCGTTCCTGCGCAACTCGGTGCGCGAGCTCGGGCAGACCGTGGTGATGGTGACCCACGACCCGGCCGCCGCCGCGTACGCGGACCGGGTCGTGCTGCTGGCCGACGGCCGGGTGGCCGGGGAGATCGACCGCCCGGACCGCGCCAGCGTCGCCGAGGCCCTGCAGTCGCTGGGCAGCGCCCGATGA
- a CDS encoding sensor histidine kinase — MLTQQNRNLLFRLGQLALLGLMALLGLVDLQAGMAGAGGVVLLQVLAAMATAVVWLPRHQQGSTRLPKVALLVAGFSLVVTVLVVLTGPTDGSFGIAEALGLLGMLYVVCRRAEAQLAVAAVVTTVVAVGLLPVRGGLTPEYVIAGLMLALVSTAAIGGGVYLRTIESTRQRAMDAVRAEQRAEFARDLHDFIAHHVTGIVVQAQGARFIAEQDPQRVLLALEQIEQAGAETMASMRRMVGVLRDPDAHPDAPLAPLAGVHELGPLLEQFSSSGGTLARLHVDGDIGGLPVEVSTSAYRVVMEALTNIRQHARGARVADVWIRRTPEWLLVRVANDGAAPRPTAPRERPGYGLVGLTERVRAVGGRITAGPGIDGGWVVDAALPVVQEVTQ, encoded by the coding sequence ATGTTGACGCAACAAAACCGGAACCTGCTGTTCCGCCTCGGCCAGCTCGCCCTGCTGGGCCTGATGGCGCTGCTCGGGCTGGTCGATCTGCAGGCGGGCATGGCGGGCGCCGGTGGCGTGGTCCTCCTGCAGGTGCTGGCCGCCATGGCGACCGCCGTGGTGTGGCTGCCCCGGCACCAGCAGGGCTCGACACGTCTGCCGAAAGTCGCACTCCTGGTGGCCGGGTTTTCGCTGGTCGTGACGGTCCTGGTCGTGCTGACCGGCCCGACCGACGGCAGCTTCGGCATCGCCGAGGCGCTGGGCCTGCTCGGCATGCTGTACGTGGTGTGCCGCCGCGCCGAGGCGCAGCTGGCGGTGGCCGCCGTGGTGACCACGGTGGTCGCGGTGGGTCTGCTGCCGGTGCGCGGCGGGCTCACCCCCGAGTACGTCATCGCCGGGCTGATGCTGGCCCTGGTGTCGACGGCGGCGATCGGCGGCGGGGTGTACCTGCGCACGATCGAGTCGACCCGGCAACGGGCGATGGACGCCGTACGGGCGGAGCAGCGCGCCGAGTTCGCCCGGGACCTGCACGACTTCATCGCCCACCACGTGACCGGCATCGTGGTCCAGGCGCAGGGGGCCCGGTTCATCGCCGAGCAGGATCCGCAGCGGGTGCTGCTGGCGCTGGAACAGATCGAGCAGGCGGGCGCGGAGACGATGGCGTCGATGCGGCGCATGGTCGGGGTGCTGCGCGACCCGGACGCGCACCCGGACGCGCCGCTGGCGCCGCTGGCCGGGGTGCACGAGCTGGGCCCGCTGCTGGAGCAGTTCAGCTCCTCCGGCGGCACGCTGGCCCGGCTGCACGTGGACGGGGACATCGGGGGGCTGCCGGTGGAGGTGTCGACCTCGGCGTACCGGGTGGTGATGGAGGCGCTGACGAACATCCGCCAGCACGCGCGGGGGGCGCGGGTGGCGGACGTGTGGATCCGGCGTACCCCGGAGTGGTTGTTGGTCCGGGTGGCCAACGACGGCGCGGCCCCCCGGCCCACCGCGCCCCGCGAGCGCCCGGGGTACGGTCTCGTGGGCCTGACGGAACGGGTCCGCGCGGTCGGCGGGCGCATCACCGCCGGGCCGGGCATCGACGGCGGCTGGGTGGTCGACGCGGCCCTGCCGGTGGTTCAGGAGGTGACGCAGTGA
- a CDS encoding response regulator, translated as MIRVLIADDQAMVRTGFGMIIGAQPDMEVVGEAADGVEAVALARRLKPDVALFDIRMPKMDGLEALRLLAGPGVAEPVKVVVVTTFDLDEYVHTALRNGACGFLLKDSGPALLVEAVRAAVSGDALISPSITVRLLEHLSPPAPTGDDGGLSPRELDVVKLAARGLTNAEIATQLFISVGTVKTHLGSVQTKLGARNRVEIAAWVWERRLVG; from the coding sequence GTGATCCGCGTACTGATCGCCGACGACCAGGCCATGGTCCGCACGGGCTTCGGGATGATCATCGGAGCGCAGCCGGACATGGAGGTGGTCGGTGAGGCCGCCGACGGGGTCGAGGCCGTCGCGCTGGCCCGCCGTCTCAAGCCGGACGTCGCCCTGTTCGACATCCGGATGCCGAAGATGGACGGCCTGGAGGCGCTGCGCCTGCTGGCCGGGCCGGGGGTCGCGGAGCCGGTCAAGGTGGTCGTCGTCACGACCTTCGACCTCGATGAGTACGTGCACACCGCGCTGCGCAACGGGGCATGCGGTTTCCTGCTCAAGGACTCCGGCCCCGCGCTGCTCGTGGAGGCGGTGCGCGCGGCGGTGTCGGGTGACGCGCTGATCAGCCCGTCGATCACGGTACGGCTGCTGGAGCATCTGAGCCCGCCCGCGCCCACCGGCGACGACGGCGGGCTTTCTCCGCGCGAGCTGGACGTGGTGAAGCTGGCCGCGCGTGGTCTGACCAATGCGGAGATCGCTACGCAGCTGTTCATCTCCGTCGGGACGGTCAAGACCCATCTGGGCAGTGTGCAGACGAAGTTGGGTGCCCGGAACCGGGTGGAGATCGCCGCGTGGGTGTGGGAGCGCCGCCTGGTGGGCTGA
- a CDS encoding MarR family winged helix-turn-helix transcriptional regulator → MSAAPADPPRWLDHAELGSWLPVGGLLLRLPAALDTQMQRDSGLSHFEYLVLASLSEAPGRTRRMSALAALANGSLSRLSHVVKRLESRGWVTRTACPEDGRYTNAVLTDAGWDKVVASAPGHVEAVRTLILDALSDRELEQLGDMARRILARLDAASEP, encoded by the coding sequence GTGAGCGCTGCCCCCGCCGACCCGCCACGCTGGCTCGACCACGCCGAACTCGGCTCCTGGCTGCCGGTCGGAGGCCTGCTGCTGCGCCTGCCCGCCGCGCTGGACACCCAGATGCAGCGCGACTCCGGCCTCAGCCACTTCGAGTACCTGGTGCTGGCCAGCCTCTCCGAGGCGCCCGGCCGGACCCGCCGGATGAGCGCCCTCGCCGCCCTCGCCAACGGCTCGCTGTCCCGGCTCTCGCACGTCGTCAAGCGCCTGGAGAGCCGGGGCTGGGTGACCCGGACGGCCTGCCCCGAGGACGGTCGGTACACCAACGCGGTGCTCACCGACGCGGGATGGGACAAGGTCGTGGCCAGCGCACCCGGGCACGTCGAGGCCGTCCGTACGCTGATCCTCGACGCCCTGAGCGACCGTGAGCTGGAGCAGCTCGGCGACATGGCCCGGCGCATCCTCGCCCGCCTCGACGCCGCGTCCGAGCCGTAA
- a CDS encoding DUF305 domain-containing protein, with the protein MLTFLVLTGCRPAAPAPAPAPTAGNATDVMFLQMSLAYADQGDQVAAVAEQRAEDPRVRALAARLRAEWRAESETMRHWLLRWQQPLTADPAEGAHAGHGDPHSLRAADLAELRGSRPADLDRTALTLLIGHLHNCVAVSRMESAGGGYPPARDLAAAITQTRQEEIRQMLQLVA; encoded by the coding sequence ATGCTGACCTTCCTCGTGCTCACGGGATGTCGCCCGGCCGCCCCGGCACCGGCCCCCGCGCCGACTGCCGGCAACGCCACCGACGTGATGTTTTTGCAGATGAGCCTCGCGTACGCGGATCAGGGTGATCAGGTCGCGGCGGTCGCCGAGCAGCGCGCCGAAGACCCGCGGGTGCGGGCCCTCGCCGCCCGGCTGCGCGCCGAGTGGCGTGCCGAGTCCGAGACCATGCGGCACTGGCTACTGCGCTGGCAGCAGCCGCTCACCGCGGACCCGGCCGAGGGTGCGCATGCCGGGCACGGTGACCCGCACTCGCTGCGGGCCGCCGACCTGGCGGAACTGCGCGGATCCCGGCCTGCCGACCTGGACCGGACCGCACTGACGCTGCTCATCGGCCATCTGCACAACTGCGTCGCGGTCAGCCGGATGGAGTCCGCGGGTGGCGGCTACCCGCCCGCCCGTGACCTCGCCGCGGCCATCACCCAGACCCGCCAGGAGGAGATCCGGCAGATGCTCCAGCTCGTGGCGTGA
- a CDS encoding lytic polysaccharide monooxygenase has product MRRRIALPLLTIGAVVASFFVAVAPAAAHGYVSSPPSRQANCASGAVTNCGDIIYEPQSVEAPKGSMQCNGGGARFAVLNDNSRNWPAASVGQSVTFNWVFTARHATSNWEYFIGNTLLASFSGGGAQPGATATHTVNMKGFSGRQTVLARWNIADTVNAFYSCVDLNIGGGSTPPPTTPPPTTPTTSPTTPPTTTPPAGGTWAAGTAYAVGAVVTYGGASYRCRQAHTALAGWEPPNAPALWERI; this is encoded by the coding sequence ATGAGACGCCGGATCGCCCTACCCCTGTTGACCATCGGCGCGGTCGTCGCGTCGTTCTTCGTCGCGGTGGCACCCGCCGCCGCGCACGGCTACGTCTCGTCGCCGCCCAGCCGGCAGGCCAACTGCGCCAGCGGCGCCGTGACCAACTGCGGCGACATCATCTACGAACCCCAGAGCGTCGAGGCCCCCAAGGGCTCGATGCAGTGCAACGGCGGCGGCGCGCGGTTCGCCGTCCTCAACGACAACAGCAGGAACTGGCCCGCCGCCTCGGTCGGACAGAGCGTGACGTTCAACTGGGTGTTCACCGCCCGGCACGCCACCAGCAACTGGGAGTACTTCATCGGCAACACGTTGCTGGCCTCGTTCAGCGGCGGGGGAGCGCAGCCCGGTGCGACCGCCACGCACACGGTGAACATGAAGGGCTTCAGTGGGCGACAGACCGTGCTCGCGCGGTGGAACATCGCCGACACGGTCAACGCCTTCTACTCCTGCGTGGACCTCAACATCGGTGGCGGCAGCACCCCGCCGCCCACCACGCCCCCGCCGACGACGCCGACCACCTCGCCGACGACCCCGCCCACCACCACGCCGCCGGCCGGCGGCACGTGGGCCGCGGGCACGGCGTACGCGGTCGGGGCCGTCGTCACGTACGGCGGGGCGTCGTACCGGTGCCGCCAGGCGCACACCGCCCTGGCCGGCTGGGAACCGCCGAACGCCCCGGCGCTGTGGGAACGCATCTGA